In the genome of Oncorhynchus mykiss isolate Arlee chromosome 18, USDA_OmykA_1.1, whole genome shotgun sequence, one region contains:
- the LOC100135825 gene encoding tyrosinase isoform X1, translating to MPLLLIHGVFFLQCLRFSQQQFPRLCATTEALLSKECCPVWEGDGSACGASSGRGFCRDVEVSDLPNGLNYPFSGLDDRERWPLVFYNRTCQCASNYMGFNCGECQFGLFGANCEERRESVRRNVFHLSAAERRKLISYLNLAKHTVSQDYVIATGTYREMNNGSTPLFSDVSTYDVFVWMHYYVSRNALLGGPGNVWTDVDFAHWAPAFLPWHRVYLLHWEREIRKLTGDFEFSIPYWDWRDAQGCDICTEDLMGAQSPRDPNLISPASVFSSWRVMCSRAEDYSVRGVLCDGNDEGPLLRNPGNHDHNLVARLPTAAEVEFTVSLRDYDTGAMDRSANFSFRNTLEGFGNPQTGLGNSRVLGMHASLHIFMNGSMSSVQGSANDPIFLLHHAYVDSIYEQWLRRHAPEQTHYPEFNAPIGHNRQYHMVPFIPLHRNIEYFTSSKELGYQYSYMLNSDQRISEVLSPYLELMMEAWPWLLGALVLGALVTMTVAAVAATMTRMCWSAWPWQLGEKSSVFHLPEREPLIISSDSDTPNYHTI from the exons ATGCCGCTCCTTCTCATCCACGGTGTGTTTTTCCTCCAGTGTTTGCGGTTCTCCCAGCAGCAGTTTCCCAGGCTCTGCGCCACAACGGAGGCCCTGCTCTCTAAAGAGTGCTGCCCGGTCTGGGAAGGGGATGGTTCGGCCTGCGGGGCCAGCTCTGGCAGGGGGTTCTGCCGGGACGTGGAGGTATCGGATCTCCCCAACGGGCTGAATTACCCCTTCTCCGGCTTGGACGACAGAGAGAGGTGGCCTCTGGTATTTTATAACCGGACCTGCCAGTGCGCTTCCAACTACATGGGGTTCAACTGCGGAGAGTGCCAGTTCGGACTGTTTGGGGCTAActgcgaggagaggagagagtccgTGCGGCGGAACGTGTTTCACCTGTCGGCAGCGGAACGGCGGAAACTCATCTCTTACCTCAACCTGGCCAAGCACACCGTTAGCCAGGATTATGTCATAGCCACCGGGACCTACCGGGAGATGAATAACGGGAGCACCCCGCTGTTCTCTGACGTCTCGACCTATGACGTGTTTGTGTGGATGCACTACTATGTCTCCAGGAATGCTCTTCTCGGTGGACCGGGGAATGTCTGGACCGATGTGGACTTCGCCCACTGGGCTCCCGCCTTTCTGCCGTGGCACCGTGTGTACCTGCTGCACTGGGAGCGCGAGATCCGAAAACTGACCGGGGACTTTGAGTTCTCCATCCCGTACTGGGACTGGCGGGACGCGCAGGGCTGTGACATCTGCACCGAAGACCTGATGGGCGCCCAGAGCCCGCGAGATCCCAACCTCATCAGCCCTGCTTCAGTGTTCTCTTCTTGGAGG gtgaTGTGTTCACGGGCGGAAGACTACAGTGTGAGGGGGGTTCTGTGTGACGGTAACGACGAGGGGCCGTTGCTGCGTAACCCTGGCAACCACGACCATAACTTGGTTGCGCGGTTGCCGACGGCAGCAGAGGTGGAGTTCACGGTCAGTCTCCGTGACTACGACACGGGAGCCATGGACCGCTCCGCTAACTTCAGCTTCAGAAACACACTAGAAG GTTTTGGGAACCCTCAAACAGGCCTGGGTAACAGTAGGGTGTTGGGGATGCACGCCTCTCTTCATATCTTCATGAACGGCTCAATGTCTTCAGTCCAGGGGTCAGCTAACGACCCTATTTTCCTACTGCACCACGCCTACGTAGACAG tATCTATGAGCAGTGGTTGAGGAGACATGCTCCAGAGCAGACCCACTACCCAGAGTTCAATGCTCCCATTGGCCACAATAGGCAGTACCACATGGTGCCCTTCATACCTCTACACAGAAACATAGAATACTTTACCTCCAGCAAAGAACTGGGGTACCAATACTCCTACATGCTCAACTCAG ATCAGAGGATATCGGAGGTTCTCAGTCCTTACCTGGAGCTAATGATGGAGGCGTGGCCCTGGTTGCTAGGGGCGTTGGTCCTGGGGGCGCTGGTTACCATGACTGTGGCTGCAGTAGCTGCGACTATGACCCGGATGTGTTGGAGTGCGTGGCCATGGCAACTCGGGGAGAAGAGTTCAGTATTCCACCTACCAGAGAGGGAACCGCTCATCATCAGCAGTGATAGTGATACCCCCAACTACCACACTATTTAG
- the LOC100135825 gene encoding tyrosinase precursor (The RefSeq protein has 1 substitution compared to this genomic sequence) has product MPLLLIHGVFFLQCLRFSQQQFPRLCATTEALLSKECCPVWEGDGSACGASSGRGFCRDVEVSDLPNGLNYPFSGLDDRERWPLVFYNRTCQCASNYMGFNCGECQFGLFGANCEERRESVRRNVFHLSAAERRKLISYLNLAKHTVSQDYVIATGTYREMNNGSTPLFSDVSTYDVFVWMHYYVSRNALLGGPGNVWTDVDFAHWAPAFLPWHRVYLLHWEREIRKLTGDFEFSIPYWDWRDAQGCDICTEDLMGAQSPRDPNLISPASVFSSWRVMCSRAEDYSVRGVLCDGNDEGPLLRNPGNHDHNLVARLPTAAEVEFTVSLRDYDTGAMDRSANFSFRNTLEGFGNPQTGLGNSRVLGMHASLHIFMNGSMSSVQGSANDPIFLLHHAYVDSIYEQWLRRHAPEQTHYPEFNAPIGHNRQYHMVPFIPLHRNIEYFTSSKELGYQYSYMLNSDQRISEVLSPYLELMMEAWPWLLGALVLGALVTMTVAAVAATMTRMCWSAWPWQLGEKSSAFHLPEREPLIISSDSDTPNYHTI; this is encoded by the exons ATGCCGCTCCTTCTCATCCACGGTGTGTTTTTCCTCCAGTGTTTGCGGTTCTCCCAGCAGCAGTTTCCCAGGCTCTGCGCCACAACGGAGGCCCTGCTCTCTAAAGAGTGCTGCCCGGTCTGGGAAGGGGATGGTTCGGCCTGCGGGGCCAGCTCTGGCAGGGGGTTCTGCCGGGACGTGGAGGTATCGGATCTCCCCAACGGGCTGAATTACCCCTTCTCCGGCTTGGACGACAGAGAGAGGTGGCCTCTGGTATTTTATAACCGGACCTGCCAGTGCGCTTCCAACTACATGGGGTTCAACTGCGGAGAGTGCCAGTTCGGACTGTTTGGGGCTAActgcgaggagaggagagagtccgTGCGGCGGAACGTGTTTCACCTGTCGGCAGCGGAACGGCGGAAACTCATCTCTTACCTCAACCTGGCCAAGCACACCGTTAGCCAGGATTATGTCATAGCCACCGGGACCTACCGGGAGATGAATAACGGGAGCACCCCGCTGTTCTCTGACGTCTCGACCTATGACGTGTTTGTGTGGATGCACTACTATGTCTCCAGGAATGCTCTTCTCGGTGGACCGGGGAATGTCTGGACCGATGTGGACTTCGCCCACTGGGCTCCCGCCTTTCTGCCGTGGCACCGTGTGTACCTGCTGCACTGGGAGCGCGAGATCCGAAAACTGACCGGGGACTTTGAGTTCTCCATCCCGTACTGGGACTGGCGGGACGCGCAGGGCTGTGACATCTGCACCGAAGACCTGATGGGCGCCCAGAGCCCGCGAGATCCCAACCTCATCAGCCCTGCTTCAGTGTTCTCTTCTTGGAGG gtgaTGTGTTCACGGGCGGAAGACTACAGTGTGAGGGGGGTTCTGTGTGACGGTAACGACGAGGGGCCGTTGCTGCGTAACCCTGGCAACCACGACCATAACTTGGTTGCGCGGTTGCCGACGGCAGCAGAGGTGGAGTTCACGGTCAGTCTCCGTGACTACGACACGGGAGCCATGGACCGCTCCGCTAACTTCAGCTTCAGAAACACACTAGAAG GTTTTGGGAACCCTCAAACAGGCCTGGGTAACAGTAGGGTGTTGGGGATGCACGCCTCTCTTCATATCTTCATGAACGGCTCAATGTCTTCAGTCCAGGGGTCAGCTAACGACCCTATTTTCCTACTGCACCACGCCTACGTAGACAG tATCTATGAGCAGTGGTTGAGGAGACATGCTCCAGAGCAGACCCACTACCCAGAGTTCAATGCTCCCATTGGCCACAATAGGCAGTACCACATGGTGCCCTTCATACCTCTACACAGAAACATAGAATACTTTACCTCCAGCAAAGAACTGGGGTACCAATACTCCTACATGCTCAACTCAG ATCAGAGGATATCGGAGGTTCTCAGTCCTTACCTGGAGCTAATGATGGAGGCGTGGCCCTGGTTGCTAGGGGCGTTGGTCCTGGGGGCGCTGGTTACCATGACTGTGGCTGCAGTAGCTGCGACTATGACCCGGATGTGTTGGAGTGCGTGGCCATGGCAACTCGGGGAGAAGAGTTCAGTATTCCACCTACCAGAGAGGGAACCGCTCATCATCAGCAGTGATAGTGATACCCCCAACTACCACACTATTTAG